A window of the Nitrosococcus wardiae genome harbors these coding sequences:
- a CDS encoding YcjX family protein → MADIGLDRADIEAFRRRFSSSVSDLAHRALDRSVRLAVTGLNKSGKTVFITSLIHHLSHGSQLPFFKIANEGRLAGAKIIPRAESELPEFRYKAFVEKLASKPPSWPEPTDQISEIRLAIRYRPGTMLRRRMTSLSTLYLDIIDYPGEWLLDLTLLEKSFEDWSQQVFELCKQEPRASLSKEWLSFLNNLDLIKTAEEETMRQAAEFYSEFLNRCKAAGLTLLQPGRFTMPGDLKGTPILGFCPLPPVVAPPERSFYSIMSQRYEAYKERVVKRFYQEHFSRFDRQIVLVDLFNILNRGYGCFHDMRETLALTLESFSYGRSGLIRRLFKPRIDRVLFAATKADHVAANQHHNLRLLLEQLILEGAKEVRFSGVEMDTMTLSSVKSTETVVTDYEGGKLSCVKGMPEGREREVLLFPGEIPETIPTPEDWVEDRFRFLSFHPPPIPESPSRMLPHIRLDQALEFLLGDKLR, encoded by the coding sequence ATGGCAGATATTGGCCTCGACCGTGCCGACATAGAGGCATTTAGACGACGGTTCAGCAGCAGTGTGAGTGATCTCGCTCATCGAGCACTTGATCGTTCTGTTCGGCTGGCAGTGACAGGACTTAATAAGAGTGGAAAAACAGTTTTTATTACTTCTTTAATTCATCATTTGTCCCATGGCTCCCAGTTACCTTTTTTTAAAATCGCCAATGAAGGCCGTCTTGCGGGGGCTAAGATTATCCCCCGGGCAGAGAGCGAACTACCGGAGTTTCGTTATAAGGCGTTTGTTGAGAAGTTAGCCAGTAAGCCTCCTTCCTGGCCGGAGCCTACGGATCAGATCAGTGAAATCCGCCTAGCTATCCGTTATCGCCCAGGGACTATGCTGCGGCGGCGAATGACCTCATTGAGTACTCTGTATTTAGATATCATTGACTATCCGGGGGAATGGCTCCTAGATCTGACACTTTTAGAAAAGTCTTTTGAGGACTGGTCTCAGCAGGTGTTTGAGCTTTGTAAACAGGAGCCCCGAGCTTCATTATCGAAAGAGTGGCTTAGTTTTCTCAACAACTTGGACCTGATTAAGACCGCTGAAGAAGAAACTATGCGGCAAGCCGCAGAATTTTACAGCGAGTTTCTTAATCGTTGTAAGGCAGCGGGACTGACCCTCCTTCAGCCGGGGCGTTTTACCATGCCAGGGGACTTGAAAGGGACGCCTATTCTTGGCTTTTGCCCCCTTCCCCCGGTAGTAGCGCCGCCGGAGAGGAGTTTCTATAGCATCATGAGTCAGCGCTATGAAGCTTATAAAGAGCGTGTTGTCAAACGGTTCTATCAAGAACATTTCTCGCGCTTTGATCGGCAGATTGTGCTGGTAGATCTATTCAATATTCTCAATCGGGGTTATGGGTGTTTTCATGACATGAGGGAAACGCTGGCGTTAACATTGGAAAGTTTTTCTTATGGTCGTTCGGGTCTAATTCGCCGTCTCTTTAAACCTCGCATTGATCGGGTTTTATTTGCTGCAACCAAGGCGGATCATGTAGCTGCCAATCAGCATCACAATCTTCGGCTTTTGCTAGAACAGCTAATCTTGGAAGGTGCAAAAGAAGTCCGCTTTAGTGGTGTGGAAATGGATACGATGACACTGTCTTCTGTTAAATCGACAGAGACTGTCGTCACAGATTATGAAGGAGGCAAGCTTTCTTGTGTCAAGGGTATGCCTGAGGGGCGAGAACGTGAGGTATTGTTGTTCCCTGGCGAAATTCCAGAAACTATCCCTACTCCTGAAGACTGGGTTGAGGACCGTTTCCGTTTTCTTTCTTTTCATCCCCCTCCTATTCCTGAATCCCCTTCTAGGATGCTGCCTCATATCCGCTTGGATCAAGCCTTAGAGTTTCTTCTGGGGGACAAATTGAGATGA
- a CDS encoding acetoin utilization protein AcuC: MDKEVCVYIGELLQRYNFGGGHPFGPLRQGAFVDEFHRQGLDGEVVIGEPVMATQESIEWFHTPAYVERVKRLSLAGGGCLDYGDTPAFPGVYEAAAAVVGTVLKAVEAIITGSCRRAFIPIAGLHHARRNAAAGFCVFNDCGVAIEALRRQYGVQRIGYVDIDAHHGDGVFYGFEEDPNVIIVDLHEDGRYLYPGTGSADETGIGSAVGTKLNLPMPPRATDRQFLESWEQAEAFLQQGRPEFILFQCGADSLAADPITHLGYSREAHAHAAKSLCAIAEKYCAGRILGLGGGGYNLDNLAKAWCAVVQAFVAAESGSSVA, encoded by the coding sequence ATGGATAAAGAGGTTTGTGTTTATATTGGGGAATTACTGCAGCGCTATAATTTTGGTGGAGGGCACCCTTTTGGTCCCCTTCGGCAAGGTGCTTTTGTCGATGAATTTCATCGTCAGGGGCTTGATGGAGAAGTGGTGATAGGGGAGCCGGTTATGGCTACCCAAGAAAGTATTGAATGGTTTCATACCCCTGCCTATGTCGAAAGAGTTAAACGCCTCTCCCTGGCGGGTGGAGGTTGCCTGGATTATGGTGATACCCCTGCTTTCCCAGGTGTTTATGAGGCTGCCGCTGCGGTTGTGGGGACCGTGCTAAAAGCTGTGGAGGCCATTATCACTGGGTCTTGCCGCCGAGCTTTTATACCTATTGCCGGGTTGCATCATGCTCGGCGTAATGCTGCCGCTGGCTTTTGTGTTTTTAATGACTGTGGCGTGGCCATTGAAGCATTACGGCGGCAGTACGGAGTGCAGCGGATAGGGTATGTGGATATTGATGCCCATCACGGGGACGGGGTGTTTTACGGTTTTGAGGAAGATCCCAATGTCATTATTGTCGATCTCCATGAGGATGGGCGTTATCTTTATCCGGGGACCGGGTCCGCCGATGAAACGGGTATAGGCTCTGCTGTGGGCACTAAGCTAAACCTTCCTATGCCGCCCAGGGCTACAGATAGGCAATTTTTAGAGTCCTGGGAACAGGCGGAAGCATTTCTGCAGCAGGGTCGGCCGGAATTTATTTTGTTTCAGTGCGGTGCAGATAGTCTGGCTGCTGACCCGATTACCCACCTGGGGTATAGCCGAGAAGCCCATGCCCATGCTGCAAAAAGTTTATGCGCCATTGCAGAGAAATATTGTGCAGGGCGCATTCTTGGTTTAGGTGGAGGGGGTTATAACCTAGATAATCTTGCGAAAGCGTGGTGTGCTGTGGTTCAAGCCTTTGTGGCCGCAGAGAGTGGCTCGTCCGTTGCTTAG
- a CDS encoding alpha/beta fold hydrolase — MRDWIITLLIFLFAPYSIPYADTETYGYPISNPYEATIIGTPGPLQADLPDKINIQPLELIVFEDREIPEILWYTKGLEYSLASQEQPAPLVFAISGTGSSANAPGMQILQKALFQAGFHVLSLPSPTHPDFVTSASTNAVPGHIVKDSADLYRVMQLAWNQVRDDIEVTDFYLTGYSLGGAQAAFVSRLDDKKQIFNFKKVLMINPPVNLYNSVSILDKLLANNIPGGMDNLNDFINRVIDRFTEIYRTEQQVEFNDEFLYKAYQKYQPSKETLAAVIGLSFRWAAANMIFVSDVITNSGYVKPKNLKLSLTDSLTNYFKVSLRIGFLDYFNEYLFPFFEARYPDLTRKQLTHSLSLKSIEEYLRESDTIAMVTNEDDPILAPGELEYLREVFQSRAKIYPRGGHLGNMAYKDNVAYMVNFFLN; from the coding sequence ATGAGAGACTGGATTATTACCCTTCTAATTTTTCTTTTTGCTCCCTACTCCATTCCCTATGCCGATACAGAAACCTATGGCTATCCAATCAGCAACCCTTATGAGGCCACTATAATTGGCACGCCTGGTCCATTACAAGCAGATCTCCCGGATAAAATCAATATCCAGCCCTTAGAACTCATCGTTTTCGAGGATCGGGAAATTCCAGAGATTCTTTGGTACACCAAAGGGTTAGAGTACTCACTGGCCTCTCAAGAACAGCCAGCTCCCCTCGTTTTTGCTATCTCCGGGACCGGCTCTAGCGCCAATGCTCCCGGCATGCAAATTTTACAGAAAGCTTTATTCCAAGCTGGTTTTCATGTGCTCTCATTACCCTCTCCTACCCATCCCGATTTTGTTACCTCAGCTTCGACCAACGCGGTACCTGGCCATATTGTTAAAGACTCCGCAGATTTGTACCGGGTCATGCAACTTGCCTGGAATCAGGTAAGAGACGATATTGAAGTCACCGATTTTTATCTCACAGGCTATAGCTTAGGAGGGGCTCAGGCCGCATTTGTGTCTCGATTAGATGATAAAAAGCAGATTTTTAATTTTAAAAAGGTCCTAATGATTAACCCTCCAGTCAACTTATATAATTCTGTCTCTATTCTAGATAAGCTACTGGCCAATAATATTCCTGGAGGAATGGACAACCTGAATGATTTTATCAACAGAGTGATAGATCGGTTTACTGAAATCTATAGGACTGAGCAGCAAGTAGAATTCAATGATGAATTTCTCTATAAAGCTTATCAGAAGTACCAACCTAGCAAAGAAACCTTAGCCGCTGTCATTGGGTTGTCTTTTCGCTGGGCGGCGGCCAACATGATATTTGTCTCTGACGTCATCACCAATTCTGGCTATGTCAAACCCAAAAACTTAAAACTTTCACTCACCGACTCTCTCACTAATTATTTCAAGGTCAGTCTCCGCATCGGTTTCCTTGATTATTTCAATGAATATCTTTTCCCTTTCTTTGAAGCACGTTATCCCGACCTAACACGAAAACAACTTACCCATAGCCTCAGCCTTAAGAGCATTGAAGAATATCTCAGAGAAAGCGACACAATTGCTATGGTCACCAACGAAGACGATCCCATTCTTGCTCCAGGTGAACTCGAGTATCTGCGAGAAGTATTCCAATCCCGGGCCAAGATCTATCCCCGAGGGGGCCATCTGGGAAATATGGCTTATAAGGATAATGTGGCTTATATGGTGAATTTCTTTTTAAACTAA